Sequence from the Fulvivirga ligni genome:
AAGTGAAGCAGCCAATAATGATCAAAATAAAAATGACCGAGGTGGCCAATGTGGCCCATATTTTTTTAAATAGGAAAGCATTCTCATCAGGGAAGTTTACCGTTAAATAATGAGTGCTGCCAAAAAGATCATTAGGGAAAAGCCTCGCTCTTAAAGGAGAGTGAGTGATTTCACTGATCTTTTCATTGGAGCTGGTATAGATAACCGTATCTAGAAAAGGACTCCAAACGGCGAAGTTATAATTGAGGTCAATACCTTTATCAAAAAACTCCTTTTCCAGCATCTTTTTTAATATAGATGGGTCTATTCTTTCATCCACATCTCTTTTTTTGCCGAACATTTCTTCGATAACCACATTTACCACCTCTGATTTTTTTAACCTTTGATTCTCCGGTGGTGCTCCAGGATGAGGCAGGTTAAACCAAAAAGCATGTTTTTTCCAGATCAGCGAGAGATCAATGGGGCTGGTATCGTCAGAGGAGTACTCCATAGTAGGTACGCCAAATGTTAAAGTGCTCTGAGTCAATAGGTTAGGATATACTCGTAGAATGTTATGAGTGAAATCATATGCATCTTTCTTTTCCAGCCGCTGTGCTACCAGTTGAAGAGACTGCTGCACCTTTTGTTCGAACTGCTTCTGATTGAGTTTAATGGCATTATTTATCCAGTACACCTGAAAGCTAGTGAGGCCTATCAGTGCAATGGACATGAGGGTGATTACCATCCATATAATGCTCTTCTTCATTCAGATTTTACAGTGTAGCGCTAGTATTATTAATAACAATGATACCCTTTTAAGTTGGCTAAAGTTTCGATTTAACCAAATTTAACTGGAAATGACCATGCTTGCAGAATATGAATTATTCCTTTTCAGGGCAATTCTGAAGCTGTTTTTCTAAAAACATGTACCTCTTTTTATATATTTGAGCTTATTTTAAAAATAATGGAATTAAAAAACGACACTTATCAGCTTCAAGGCTTAAATGTGACCGATATAGCGAAAGAATTCGGCACGCCAGTGTATGTGTATAACGCAGACAAAATAGTAAGCCAGCTACAGAATTTGAAGAATGCTTTTTCTAACCAGGAGTTAAAGATAAAGTATGCTGCCAAGGCATTGACCAACATTTCAATTCTGAAGCTTATGAAGAAGCATGGAGCTGGTGTGGATGTAGTTTCCATTCAAGAAGCTCAGTTAGCTCTAAAGGCTGGCTTCACCCCTGATGAAATTTTATTTACTCCTAACTGTGTATCATTTGCAGAGCTACAGCAGGGAGTAGACATGGGGCTTATTATTAACATTGATAATATTTCTATACTTGAGCAGTTTGGTCATAAGTATAGAAGCAGCGTGCCTTGCTGCATTCGTTTAAACCCACATATTATGGCGGGTGGAAATGCAAAAATTTCTACTGGCCATGGTGATTCTAAATTCGGAATTTCCATTTATCAATTACCACATTTACTTAGAGTGGTAAATACCAATGATATTCATGTGG
This genomic interval carries:
- a CDS encoding sensor histidine kinase, producing the protein MKKSIIWMVITLMSIALIGLTSFQVYWINNAIKLNQKQFEQKVQQSLQLVAQRLEKKDAYDFTHNILRVYPNLLTQSTLTFGVPTMEYSSDDTSPIDLSLIWKKHAFWFNLPHPGAPPENQRLKKSEVVNVVIEEMFGKKRDVDERIDPSILKKMLEKEFFDKGIDLNYNFAVWSPFLDTVIYTSSNEKISEITHSPLRARLFPNDLFGSTHYLTVNFPDENAFLFKKIWATLATSVIFILIIIGCFTYAIYTIIRQKKLSEIKNDFINNMTHELKTPIATVGLACEALHEQEMRQNDAILLRYLDVIKDENNRLANQVEKVLQSALLDKPSFELKKSEVEINELIQNIAGKINVQLEARNGQMHMDLDADNPIIYGDYEHLSHVILNLLDNAIKYSMDDPEISIATSNRQDGVVIDVSDKGQGMRPEEQKRIFDKFYRVHTGDRHDVKGFGLGLSYVKSIVNMHGGDISVRSAVNHGSTFSVFLPYKDGE